The window ctcccaaagtgctgggattacaagcgtgagacactgcacctggcccctcaatttctttttctacctCCCTGGGTTGTTATGAGAAATAAAAGagtatatgtaaagcacttacaaTGGTGCTTGCCACATAACAGCTCGATAAATATAATTCTATgattattaccattattaaatAACAACtcagtgaagaaaataaagcccTAAAAGGTAGTTTTTTGGTCCACGTTCACACTACTAACAAATGAAAGAGCAAGGTGTTGAGACCAGGTATGTCCAACACTGAAATCCCATTTTACTGCCTATTCACTTCTTGTTTAGCGTAGTTGAGCTTAAAAATTGTACACCACCCACCTTGCtgggttgttgtgaaaattaaagatAATGTATTTAGAACCTAGCAGTCTCAGCATATGGCatacattcaataaatagttaACAGCTGTCATTATCTGAAGTCCTTTCTAGACTCAATTTAAAATGatacaaatgttatttttagtagagacaactaTTTATTGCTATAGGACTGCAAGGAACATCTTCCTTCATAAATACCAACTGAAAAGTTTCAATTTTCTGATACtgttatttggagataatttCTACTCTCAAACTCAGAACTGGCAAGGTAACaggaaataaaaactagaaaataatggCACGCTAGGCTCCAAGTCAACATCAGATGCTATGCAATTCATCAAATAGTTGGTATGAGAGATACTTACAACCCAGATTAAGTCCTTGTGAATCTGTGCACAGGACTCCAACAATGGAGGGATTCTTCATTCTAACTCCAGGAACACAAGAGAGTTGAtgtacataatgggagaaaaaagacttaaataagTACAAACATACAGGTGttctatgtaccaggcattgtttAAGTGCTTTAAATCAATGTTTCTCAATCTTTTTTCATTGTCACAccctaagaaaaaaattaagttctagggtcgggcgcgatggctcatgccagtaatcccagcactttgggaggccgaggtgggcggatcacctgaggtcaggagctcgagaccagcctgaccaacatggagaaaccccgtctctactaaaaatacaaaattagccgggcgtggtggcgcatgactgtaatcccagctactcgggaggctgaggcaagagaatcgcttgaaccggggaggcagaggttgcagtgagccgagatcgcgccattgcactccagcctgggagacaagagcgaaactctgtctcaaaaaaaaaaaaaaaagaaaaaaaattaagttctaattaattaattgaaataAACCAGTTTCTCTctgatgagagaaaaaaatgtgctaAGTACTGCTGAGTTTTGGAGGGCCACAAACACTGCATGAAAAACATCTAGAATGTTTTCACTCTTGTTAAAAACGCATGTTTTAGTACTAACTCATTTAAAACAACTGTTAAAAAACTCAAGTTACCTCCTGGAGGGTAAGTGGAAGCTGAGGGACATCGGTGGGAGGCAGGTGTCTCTCTGTACCCTTTATACTTTTCCAGTTTTGAATTTTACATAGATACTGCTTGTTcgaaaaatttaaagaatgatTTTTTATCTACTTAAGCACCAAGTAACTGATAGGTTACACACAGGAGATACGTGTTTGTTTACACTGCAGGGCTCGACTCTGCACAACTGGCACAATCTTCCCAAAAGTCAACCCGTTTCCTAAAACTTCCGCAGAACCACCCTGACCGTAAAGACGATTTCAACAACGAGATAGGTAGTTTTGGCCCGTGGCCTGGGCCCGGGAGACTCGCTCAAGAGGGAATGTGCGGTGCCAGGCAGGATTTTAATTCTGGGTCACCCGCCCCGCCCTGCGGCCTTGGGTAGGGCTTAGCCCCCTCATCCCATGTCCCGGGGGTCGCGTGACGTCCCCGAGACGCTCTGCCCGGTACTCGCAGCTCGCGCCTTTCGTTCCGCTCAAGTTCCTCCGCCGCGACCTCAGGACAGGCCGAAGAGGCGCGCACTACTCACGTGTCTTCCAAGTGCTGCTCCAAGGTCGCCTCCATCCCACCCACCGACCACCCCggctcagaacccagcagcaccGCACGTCCTTCTCCACCACAGGCCTCAGTCACTTGACGCGAGCGGGGCGTGGACCGTAACGGCGCCTCCAAAGGGACAAAATTGATCACGGTGCAACGTCCGCGTTCTTTACTGGAAAACATCACTGCGCTTCCGCCGCACAGAGCCTGGCGAAGGCTTGAGCTGCCCGTGCGGTGACCGTCGAGGTGACCCGCAGCTGGCTCCATGGCGGAACCGGCCGGCACGGATTATTCCCCTCTCGGGAGAGAGGTCTGCAGCCGGGCCTCAGTGCTTCAGTTCGTGGCCTGGCATTTTGTGTcagtgttttttaacctttggacCCTAGTTCAACCGACTCCGAGACCTAGGGGACACATCTTAAGTTTTACAGTAACCCAGGGGTCAGACAGGGTCTGATCTAGCCTGTGGGGCAAGTACGGGGAAGACACGGGACCTCTGGGAGGGGGTCAATAGGCTTGTAGGGGGAAAGACGCACACAGGGACTAAAGGACGAGATGGAGCAAGGTTCAACCCCCTAGCTGAGCGTTGGCAGTGTCGGGATTTTAACGAAGACATTGGTGCTTATTATGGTGAGGGGACTCAGGACAGTTT of the Symphalangus syndactylus isolate Jambi chromosome 12, NHGRI_mSymSyn1-v2.1_pri, whole genome shotgun sequence genome contains:
- the LAMTOR5 gene encoding ragulator complex protein LAMTOR5; the protein is MEPAAGHLDGHRTGSSSLRQALCGGSAVMFSSKERGRCTVINFVPLEAPLRSTPRSRQVTEACGGEGRAVLLGSEPGWSVGGMEATLEQHLEDTMKNPSIVGVLCTDSQGLNLGCRGTLSDEHAGVISVLAQQAAKLTSDPTDIPVVCLESDNGNIMIQKHDGITVAVHKMAS